The Flavobacterium commune genome contains a region encoding:
- a CDS encoding glycoside hydrolase family 95 protein has protein sequence MKLRNNIAKIIFVLSAFVVTFTFQAQSKSDLKLWYNKPAAIWNEALPLGNGRLGAMVFGDPSIERLQLNEETIWAGSPNTNAHSKSLEALPVVRKLVFEGKFKEAQDLATRDIMSQTNDGMPYQTFGSVYISFNGHNDYKNYYRDLDISNATASVQYEVDGVTYKREVLTSFSDQVIAVKLSASKAGKITCNVMMNSPIDKTVSFSDSNEIVMTGTGTNFEGVKGKVKFEGRLAVQNKGGKVTSKNGVVSINGADEATLYISIATNFVDYKTLDEDQTPKCKKYLAVALPKDFETIKKNHVAFYQKYFDRVSLDLGSNVNAKKPTDERIRDFKNQFDPQLAALYFQFGRYLLISSSQPGGQPANLQGIWNDMVSPPWDSKYTMNINAEMNYWPSEVTNLSEMHEPFIQMAKELSVTGAETAKTMYNARGWVLHHNTDIWRVTAPVDQAASGMWPTGGAWVCQDLWERYLYTGDKKYLNEIYPVMKGAAQFFLDFMIQDPNTGYLVVVPSSSPENVHAGEDGKSTIASGTTMDNQLVFDLFTNVMKASALVSPDAAFTKKLKEALAKMPPMKVGKHNQLQEWQEDWDNPKDNHRHVSHLYGLFPSNQISPIKTPELFEAAKQSLIYRTDESTGWSMGWKVNLWARLLDGNHAYKLIQDQLHLVTADQRKGGGTYPNMLDAHQPFQIDGNFGCTAGIAEMLMQSQEDAIHLLPALPTVWKEGSIKGLVTRGGFVIDMTWKNNKVSTLKVYSKLGGNCRLKLENTLKAEKGIAFKKAKGKNPNPLFYEVEVKKPIISKEAKLPKVQLPKYNEYDVEMKAGQTYTFYGN, from the coding sequence ATGAAGTTAAGAAATAATATAGCGAAAATAATATTTGTATTATCGGCTTTTGTGGTAACGTTTACATTTCAGGCGCAATCAAAATCCGATTTAAAACTTTGGTACAATAAACCCGCAGCTATCTGGAACGAAGCCCTGCCTTTGGGTAATGGTCGTTTAGGAGCGATGGTTTTTGGAGATCCGTCAATTGAAAGATTACAATTAAACGAAGAAACTATTTGGGCTGGTTCGCCAAATACTAATGCGCATTCAAAATCATTGGAAGCTTTGCCGGTTGTTAGAAAATTAGTTTTCGAAGGCAAATTCAAAGAAGCTCAGGATTTGGCAACCCGCGATATTATGTCGCAAACCAATGACGGAATGCCATACCAGACTTTTGGAAGCGTTTATATTTCGTTTAACGGACATAATGATTACAAAAACTATTATAGAGATTTAGATATTTCTAATGCCACTGCTTCGGTACAATACGAAGTAGATGGTGTGACTTACAAGAGAGAAGTCTTGACTTCTTTTTCTGATCAGGTGATTGCAGTGAAATTATCGGCAAGTAAAGCTGGAAAAATCACTTGTAATGTAATGATGAACAGCCCGATTGATAAAACAGTTTCTTTTTCAGACAGCAACGAGATTGTAATGACAGGAACGGGAACTAATTTTGAAGGAGTAAAAGGAAAAGTGAAATTTGAAGGGCGTTTGGCAGTTCAAAATAAAGGCGGAAAAGTAACTTCTAAAAATGGTGTTGTAAGCATTAATGGTGCCGATGAAGCGACTTTGTACATTTCGATTGCGACCAATTTTGTGGACTATAAAACTTTGGATGAAGATCAAACTCCAAAATGTAAAAAATATTTAGCAGTGGCTTTGCCAAAAGATTTCGAAACCATTAAAAAGAATCATGTAGCTTTTTATCAAAAGTACTTCGATCGTGTGAGTTTAGATTTAGGTTCAAATGTTAATGCAAAGAAACCTACAGACGAACGTATTCGTGATTTTAAGAATCAATTTGATCCGCAACTGGCAGCGCTGTATTTTCAGTTTGGACGTTATTTGTTGATTTCTTCTTCGCAACCGGGTGGTCAGCCGGCTAATTTACAGGGGATTTGGAACGATATGGTTTCTCCGCCTTGGGATAGTAAATACACCATGAATATCAATGCAGAGATGAATTATTGGCCGTCTGAGGTTACCAATCTTTCTGAAATGCACGAGCCGTTTATCCAAATGGCAAAAGAATTGAGTGTTACCGGTGCCGAAACAGCAAAAACAATGTATAATGCCCGCGGTTGGGTCTTGCATCATAATACCGATATTTGGCGCGTAACCGCTCCTGTAGATCAGGCAGCTTCAGGAATGTGGCCAACAGGTGGCGCCTGGGTTTGTCAGGATTTGTGGGAACGTTATTTGTACACCGGTGATAAAAAATATTTAAACGAAATTTATCCGGTGATGAAAGGAGCGGCTCAGTTCTTTTTAGATTTTATGATTCAAGATCCAAATACAGGTTATTTGGTGGTAGTGCCTTCTTCTTCGCCTGAGAATGTTCATGCCGGTGAGGATGGAAAATCGACCATTGCTTCGGGAACAACTATGGATAATCAGTTGGTTTTTGATTTATTTACTAATGTGATGAAAGCTTCAGCTTTGGTTTCTCCAGATGCAGCTTTTACTAAAAAATTGAAGGAAGCTTTGGCTAAAATGCCTCCGATGAAAGTGGGAAAACACAATCAGTTACAGGAATGGCAGGAAGATTGGGACAATCCAAAAGACAATCACCGTCATGTTTCGCATTTATACGGTTTGTTTCCGAGTAATCAAATTTCACCAATTAAAACACCTGAATTATTTGAAGCGGCTAAACAATCCTTGATTTACAGAACAGATGAATCGACAGGATGGTCTATGGGTTGGAAAGTTAATTTATGGGCTCGTTTACTAGACGGAAATCACGCTTATAAATTAATTCAGGACCAATTGCATTTGGTAACCGCTGACCAACGCAAAGGTGGAGGAACTTACCCAAATATGCTTGACGCCCATCAGCCATTTCAGATTGACGGTAACTTTGGATGTACTGCCGGAATTGCCGAAATGCTGATGCAATCTCAGGAAGATGCGATTCATTTATTACCGGCCTTGCCAACGGTTTGGAAAGAAGGAAGCATCAAAGGTTTGGTAACCCGAGGCGGATTTGTAATTGATATGACCTGGAAAAACAATAAAGTTTCGACTTTGAAAGTGTATTCAAAATTAGGAGGAAACTGCCGATTGAAATTGGAAAATACATTAAAAGCAGAAAAAGGAATTGCGTTTAAAAAAGCAAAAGGTAAAAACCCGAATCCGTTGTTTTATGAGGTTGAAGTAAAGAAACCAATCATTTCTAAAGAAGCAAAATTGCCTAAAGTGCAATTGCCAAAGTATAATGAATATGATGTGGAAATGAAAGCTGGGCAGACTTATACTTTTTATGGGAATTAA